TTGTTCAGCTTAAATATAACTTCAGGTACAATTTTTTGTGCCGCCGAACCTAAAAAACCAATGCGGAGCTCGCCTTGTTTGCCCTCATTAATATTGCTGATCTGTTTTTTAATGTTTTCAATATGTCCGAACAAAAAATCAACCTCTTCTTTCAGGTAAACGCCTGCTTCGGTAAGCGTTACCTTTTTCTTATTACGGTCGAACAATGGAGCATTAAAAATTTCCTCCATCTGTTTAATCTGCCGACTTAGTCCCGGTTGCGAAATAAACAGGCGGTCGGCAGCCTTTCTAAACTTCAGTTCCTCGGCCAAAACCTGAAAATATTTTAAGTGCCTAAGCTCTATCTGATAACTCATGGTTATTACATGATGATGTAATTGGTATTTATAGGTATCAAATATAGGGCTTATTTTTGTTTAAAACCTTTTTGACATGAGTGAGCAACAGATTTTTAATTACGGAACAGATCATTTAACCGCTAAATTAGCGCTAGCCATCAGCAATGGCCAAGTAAAGGGAGTATTGAGTCAGCGCACCCGCAATAAAGTGTTGGAAAGTAGTAAGGTAGTTGAGCGGATAGCGATTTCGGGTAAAGCCGTTTACGGCATCAATACGGGTTTCGGACCATTGTGTACCTCCATGATTTCGGCGGTTGATACCCGTAAATTACAAGAAAATATTCTGAGAAGCCATGCCGTTGGTGTAGGTGAGCCTATAGATAGTGAAATATCAAAACTAATGTTGGTATTAAAACTACAGGCTTTAGCTCAGGGATACTCAGGCATTAAAATCGAAACACTCGATCGAATGATCTGGTTTTTAGAGATCGGTGCTACACCAGTAGTGCCTAAACAAGGTTCTGTTGGCGCTTCTGGCGATCTTGCCCCTTTATCTCATCTTTTTTTGCCTTTAATTGGCTTAGGAAAGGTTCACCACAAAGGTAAAATTATTGCCACAGCACAGCTCTTACAAGAATATCAGGTGAGTCCACTGCAATTGGGTCCAAAAGAAGGCTTGGCGCTAATTAATGGCACCCAGTTTATTGCAGCACATGCCGTTAAAGTGGTACAGCGATTAGAAAACGTGCTGGCTTCAGCAGATATTATTTCGGCTATGATGATTGAAGGACTTCAAGGTTCTGAAAAGCCTTTTCATGCGCAGCTTCACCAGCTTAGGCCTTATCCGGCAAATATAGCGGTGGCCGAACAAGTGCGTAAACTGTTGCAAGGTTCTGAAATTATGAAATCGCATGCCGATTGTGCCAAAGTACAGGATCCATATTCGTTAAGATGTATTCCACAGGTGCATGGCACCTCCAGAACAGCGTGGATGCATTTAAAAGAAACTTTAGAAATCGAACTAAATTCGGTAACCGATAACCCTGTTATTTTTAATGACGATTTAACGATCAGTGGTGGTAATTTTCATGGTCAGCCATTGGCACTACCACTCGATTATGCCTGTTTGGCGGCCTCAGAAATCGGAAACATCAGCGACCGCCGGATTTATCTTTCCTTAGAAGGAAATACGCCAGGTGTGCCTAAACTCTTGATGCAGGAAACCGGATTAAATTCTGGTTTTATGATCGTTCAATATACCTCGGCGGCCTTGGCCAGCGAAAATAAAGGGCTTTGTTTCCCGGCCAGTGCCGATAGTATTCCCACTTCTTTAGGCCAGGAAGATCATGTGAGTATGGGTTCGATCAGTGGACGTAAAGCCCTACAGGTAATCGAAAATGTGGAGAAAATCCTGGGGATTGAACTGTTCTGTGCTGCACAGGCTATTGATTATCATCATCCATTAAAACCAGGCAAAATACTGGCTGCGGTACACGATTTTGTGCGTACTGAAATCGATCATTTCGAGGAAGATCAGATTATGTACGATAAGATGGAAAATGCCATTCAAATGGTACAACAAGGTAAAATTGTTGCCGTTGCTAGCAAGGCCGAATCCAACATTAAATTAAGCGTTTAAAATTACAAAATATGGATTTTAAAGCACAGATATTGGCGGGTATTCCTTCAGCATTACCGGCAAAAAAAAACAGGAATACCGCATTAAGCCACGCACCAGTAAGGAAGGATGTTTTAACAGTAGCGGAAAAAAAACTGAGCATTAAAAATGCTTTGCGTTATTTCCCAAAAACATGGCACCAAGAGCTTGCACAAGAATTTTTAGCCGAATTGGAAAACTACGGACACATTTATATGTACCGTTTTATGCCCGATTATGCCATTTATGCGAGAGATATAGTTGCATATCCATGCCGTACTATCCATGCCGCGGCAATTATGCTCATGATTCAGAATAATCTAGATCCGGCAATTGCACAACATCCTGAAGAACTTATTACTTATGGCGGAAACGGAAGCGTATTCCAAAATTGGGCGCAGTATCTTTTAACCATGCAATACCTCGCCACGATGACCGATCAGCAAACGCTGAATATTTATAGTGGGCATCCACAGGGATTATTTCCATCAAGTATCGCTGCACCTCGGGTAGTGGTAACCAATGGAATGATGGTGCCGAATTATTCTTCGCCCGAAGATCTTGAAAAGTTTAATGCTTTAGGTGTAACCCAATACGGACAGATGACGGCAGGTTCGTACATGTACATAGGGCCTCAGGGCATTGTTCATGGCACAGCCATTACCTTAATGAATGCTTTCCGTAAAAAAGGTTTTTATGGGCAAGATACGGCAGGGAAAATATTCCTTACTGCGGGTTTAGGTGGCATGAGCGGTGCACAAACCAAGGCAGGTAATATTGTAGGCTGTATTACCGTGTGCGCAGAGGTAAATCCCCAGGCCGCAACCAAAAGGCATCAACAAGGTTGGGTAGATGAGCTGATTGATAACTTAGATGAACTGGTTAACCGTGTGATACTTGCCCAAAAAGGGAGGGAAACGGTATCCTTGGCCTACATTGGTAATGTTGTTGATGTTTGGGAGCGATTTGATCAGGAAGATATCGAAGTTGCCATTGGTTCTGATCAAACTTCACTGCATAATCCATATGCTGGCGGTTATTATCCTGTTGGTTTAAGTTTTGTTGAGGCAAATGAAATGATGGCCAATGTGCCTGGCCAGTTTAAAGTATATGTTCAGAATTCATTAAAAAGGCAAGCAACAAGTATTAACAAACATACCGCCAAGGGGACTTATTTTTTCGATTATGGAAATGCTTTTTTATTAGAGTGCAGTAGGGCAGGTGCCGATGTAATGTCATCCAATGGGGTGGATTTTAAATACCCATCCTATGTAGAGGATATTTTAGGGCCATTGTGTTTCGATTATGGTTTTGGTCCGTTTAGGTGGGTTTGTGCCTCAGGGAACGAAAAGGATCTCGATTTAACCGATCAAATGGCAAAAGAGGTAATGGAGGAGATTAAGCTTAGTGCTCCAGAAGAAATACAGCAACAATTGCAGGATAATATCAATTGGATCAGTGCAGCAAAAGAAAATAAACTTGTGGTAGGTTCAAAAGCCCGGATTTTGTATGCAGATGCTGAAGGTAGGGCGAAAATTGCGATGAGGTTTAATGAAGCGATTAATGCCGGCCAATTATCAGCCCCAGTTATCCTAGGGAGAGATCACCACGATGTAAGCGGAACGGATTCTCCTTTTAGGGAAACCAGCAATATTTATGATGGAAGCAGATTTACTGCAGATATGGCTATCCACAATGTAATTGGCGATAGTTTTAGAGGAGCAACATGGGTTTCGATCCATAACGGCGGTGGAGTTGGTTGGGGAGAAGTAATAAACGGCGGCTTCGGAATGGTGTTGGATGGAAGCGAACAAGCAGCCGAAAAACTGCAAAATATGCTTTTTTACGATGTAAACAATGGAATTGCCAGAAGAAGCTGGGCACGTAATAAAGAAGCCCGCTTTGCTATCGAACGCGAAATGGCACGTACGGATACCTTGAAGATTACGTTACCCAATCTGGTTGATGATAATTTGTTGGATGGATTGGAAATAGGTTAAGGTTTTACAAAAGAAAAATGCCTTTTTTGTCATTCTTCAATATAAACTATATACTAACCATAACCTCTTTAAAAAGGTTTTTAATGATGTGAATTTCTGATGCATACTGCGTATTTTTTCTACAACCAAAGTATAAGGTATTGGTCAGTTTTGAAGTACCTTCCCAAATTACCTTTACTTTTTCTTCTTCAACTTCTTTCTTGCAAAGAAAATCGGGTATAATAGCCAAGCCTTTTCCACCAGATAAGCAGCGGACAATTGAGTTAAGGTTAGGCACAATATAGTTTGGGCGGAAATCTGCGTGTTTGCCAAAGTTAAGTTGCCAGAAACGTAAAAGGTGTTCCATATCGCCAGCGGTTCCGTACCATTTCTGCTGTTTTAACCATGTTTCCATCCCGGCTAAATCGTTCTTTTTAACCAACGAATCAAAAGTTTTCCCATCAGTTTCTATTCCACCTACTAAAACGATGGTTTCGGAAGAAAAAGCCTCATGTTCTACATTGGGAGAATTACCTTTTTGCGGGGTAATAATCAGATCTAAAATGCCTTTATCTAATTGATCGAGCATTTCAGGGTACTCTCCAAAACGGATAATTACATTAAAAGGTAAGGTTGAAATATATTGCTCGAGTGTAATCTGAAAAGTTTCGAAACACATGCCTACGCTAATGGTTGGCGTATGTTTCTCCGTACTTTTTTGAAAGTGTTTTTCCGCATCCTCGAGTTTGGTTAGCGGCTCCACAATAAAATTGTACAATACTTTTCCTTTTTCGGTAGGGATCATCTTCCTGCCTGTACGCTCGAACAACTTGTAACCAACATAACTTTCTAAAGAACTTAAATGCAAACTTACCCCAGGCTGCGAAATAAACAGATTTTCTGCTGCACCAGTTAAGGTTCCAGTTTTATAGATTGCTTTAAAACTTCTGTACCATTCTAAATTAACCATAATCTTAGTATTATAATTCTGATACAAATCTATGAATTAACTTGTTTTAATAATAGGTATAGGCGCTGTAATTTTGTGTTATCAAAATAGAAAAACGAAATGACAAAAATATTCATTATTAACGGAGGGCAAAAATTTGGTCATTCCGGTGGCAGGTTTAACGAGACGATAGCTAATGCTACTGCCGATTTCTTTTCTTCACTGGAAGAATTTGAAGTAAAAACAACCAATATTAACCACGATTACGACCCTAAGGAAGAAGTGGAGAAATATGTATGGGCGGACGTTGTAATTTATCATACCCCAATCTGGTGGTTTCAGTTGCCACATGGGTTTAAAAAATACATCGATGTGGTATTTACCGAAGGCCATAAAAAAGGAATTTATATTAGCGACGGCCGTAAGGCTGATAATCCAACCCGAAATTATGGTACAGGCGGCATGTTACACGGACGGAAATATATGGTAACATCATCATGGAATGCACCGAAAGAGGCTTTTACCTTACCAGAAGAATTTTTTATGGAAACCAGTGTGGATGATGGCGTATTGTTCGGTTTCCACAGAATGAATGCATTTACCGGAATGGAACGGATAGATGGCATCCATTTTCATGATGTAGAAAAGAATGCAGATATTAGGAGTGCACTTAAATTGCATCAAGAACACTTAACCCAAAATTTTTTAAATACAGCAGTATATGAGCATTTATCTAACAGCAATTGTTAAAAGTAAAAAAGAAACCACAGCGGCATTAAGAACCATGCTGCTTGATATGGTTGCAAATTCGCGTAAAGAAGAAGCCTGTATCCAATACGATCTGCACGAATCTGCAGTTGATAATACTTTTATTTTTCAGGAGGAATGGAAAGATCAGGCAGGTTTAGATCTGCACAATAAGCAGCCATATATTTTAGATTTTGTAGCGCAAGCTGATAAGTTGACAGACAATATTGTCATCTATAAAACAGAAAAACTGGCCTGATTACAATTTTGCCCGCCTAGCTGTTAACGAAGAACCTGCAGAAGCAATTACAACAAAAGCTACAGCAAAACACTCTTTTAAAGTGAGGTATTCTTGTAGAAAAACGAGCGCGGCTAATGAGGCCATAGCAGGTTCGAGGCTCATTAAAATACTGAAAGTACGGGCAGGGAGCTGCTTAAGGGCCCTCATTTCTAGGGTAAAGGGAATAGCGCTTGATAGTAGAGCAAGTGCTGCTCCTAACCCTATTAATTTAGGATTCAACGTGTTTAAACCACCGCCATAAATACCAAAGGGTATAATTACTATTGTAGCAAATAACATCCCTATGGCAACGGCATCGCCACCTTTCATTATTTTTGAAATTCTACCTCCTAAAATAATATAACCTGCCCAGAATACACCAGCCAAAAGTGCCAGGAGCACGCCCGCTAAATTTAGCCCTGTACCCGTCCACGGTGTAATTAATACAATACCGGTAGCAGCAAGTACCACCCAAAGAAAATCAACAGGTTTCTTCGATCCGAAAATGGCAAGTCCTAAGGGGCCAACGAATTCTAAAGTTACCCCTAAGCCAATCGGGATACGGGCAATAGCCATATAAAAAATCATATTCATTACCCCTAAACAAACACCATACAGGATAACGTATTTCCACTGTTTGGCATTTAGTTTAAATAGGTTTGGTCTAAAGGCGATTAGTAAGATTACTGCAGATAAGCCGATGCGTAAAGATGCTGTTGCAGCAGCGCCAATTTGTGGAAAAAGCCCTTTTGCAATTGCCGCACCACATTGTACACTGATAATTGATAATAAAACAGCAGGTATGGGCGGGATATTGATTTTGCTTTTCATCTTGGGCTCGTAAATGAGGCGCAAAATTAAGGAATTATAAAGTTGTAAACGCTTAATAAACTAATTTATAGCCCTGCCCCCTAATATTAATAATGAAAATAGATGGATCATCCTTTAAATATTTCCTAAGTTTCGTTATAAATACATCAAGGCTTCTACCTGAGAAATAATCATTATTGCTCCATAATGCATTCAAAATTACATTACGCTCTAACATGTTGTTTTTATTGAGCAAAAGCATTTGTAATATTTCAGCTTCGCGGGTGGTCAAGGTTCTTTGACTATTCGCTATAGTTAAAACACCTTTTGGATAATAAAATTGATAGTTGCCTATTTTGATGGGCTGTTTTTCAATATTCTCAGGTTCAATAACAAGTCGGTTTCGGCTTAATAATGCTTTTATCCTGATGGTGAGTTCTTCTATACTAAAAGGCTTTTTTAAATAGTCGTTTCCGCCGCTTTCGAAACCCATAACCACATCGGTAGGAAGCGATTTTGACGTTAAAAATATAATCGGCGTTACCATATCAATCTGTCTCAGGTGTTTTGCAATCGAGAAACCATCGCCATCAGGGAGCATTACATCTAATATTAATATATCAGGTTTTAATTTATGGTATTGGCTAATGGTTTCCTTAGCGGTTAAAGTATGTATAACTTCAAATCCTTTTAAGGCTAATGTTTCTTTAACTATTTCGGCAAGTGCGGGCTCGTCTTCTACAAAGAGAATTTTATTTAAAGTGGCCATCCCAATGTGATTTTAGTTCCTTGACCTAGTTTACTTTCAATTTTATACCAGCCATTATGTAGATGCATGATCTGCTTCACATAATTTAACCCTAATCCATGCCCTTTTACCGGATGACTATTTCCGGTACTTACCCGATAGAATTTCTCGAACACCACAGAAATGTCTTTTTCAGCTATTCCAATACCATTGTCTTCAACTTGCATGGTTAGAAAATTGTCTTTCTTTTGAACAGTTACGCTAATCAGGGGTTTTTCATCCGCATACTTTATTGCATTATCTATAATGTTGTTTATTGCATGCTGAAACTGAGTAGGATCAACATTTATCTCATTTAGTTGACTATCATTTTTATAATTGATAGAAATCCTTTTCTCGGCTTTCATTTCATGAAGGTGTATAATCTCCATTATTTTATCATCAAAAAAAACTTTTTCTTTTAATAAGGTAGATTTACCATCCTCATAAATGGCAATATTTAATACTTTATCAACCAAGATATTCAATCGTTCAATTTCATTTTTTGCATGGATCAGATATCGGTTATATTTATCATCATCGTTACGGATTACTGGGTTATTCAAGGCTTCAATGGCAACCGAGACCGTTGATATAGGTGTTTTGAATTCGTGGGTAATATTGCTGATAAAATCGTTTTTGATGATGGATAGTCTTTTCTCCCAAAAAAGCCTTTTTAATAGGATGACCATACAGCCCGATACTATAACGATCATAGCAAACGAAGAAAACAGAAGTAAGGCCATTCTAGAAAGAATGTAAGCCGATGGACTTTTGAACATTGCCCTTACATAGCGTTGATTGTCGGTGTAACGGTAGGTTTGAAATGCCCTGGTAACAAAAGCATAATCAAGCTTTTTTATACCCTTATTGTTGGTGCTGTCAACCTTTTTAACGATAAAGCTATAAGGTGTTGCAATATTCCTTGCTTTTAAATAAATGTTAAATGCAGGCCTTAAACGAGCGGTGTCGAATTGGTATTTATTGGCCTGTTCATTCATAAAAAGACCAAGCTTTTGCGTTCTATAATAAATGGTATGTGTTTCCAAATCTTCTTCTCTCATTAAGAGTGCAAGGTGGCCAGCAACATGTTTGCGTACACTGGTATCACTTTTGTTTTTTGGAAGTGCCTTACTATAATCTGATAAGCTAAATGAAGATGAAAATTTATCTTTCTCATTACCTTTTGCACTTACCGTGTAGATATATTTTTTGTCTTTTTTATCAAATCTGGCACTAATCAAAAAAGCATTGGTATCTAAAAGTTTTTGTTCAATAATGTTTTGAATCGTATCGCAGCGTAAGTCGAGCTCTTTTTTTATTCCATCTTCGAAAGCAAGGTTAACTTCCTTTTCAAAATCTTTTAAAGTCGTTTTGTAATAGTTAACAATCCAATATACCTGCAACGATAAAAGTGCCACCATTACCGAAAAACAGATTGTAATTAAAATATTGGCACTTTTTCGCATCATCAAATGTATGTTAAATCCCTAAATCTAAATATTGCATTAACATAATATAACCTAAAATAACATCTCCGATAACTGAGTTTAAAATTGGTTTTGCTCAATTTTGGTTAAACAAAAAATTATGAAAGCAATATTTTTTAATCTATTATTATCTATATGTACATATAGTGCGCTAGCACAGGGTGTTCAGATCAAAGCTGGCGATCAATTCCCGGATGTATTGATCAAAAACTTAATCAACTCCCCTGTTAAAGCTATTCAGCTTGGACAAAAACACGATAATAAGATTTATATCTTAAACTTATGGGGCACCTGGTGTAGTCCTTGCATTCCCGAAATGGACGCTCTGGCCAAACTACAGTTGCGTAATCCAGGAAGCATTCAGGTAATTGGCATTTCTAACGAAAAGCCTTCTAGGCTCCAAAATTACCTAATAAAAAAAACATCAAAGGTTTGGCTCTGTAGTGATACGTCCGAATTTTTTTACAAGCTGTTTGCATTTGCATACGTAGGGCAAAGTGCAATTGTGGATGCTAAAGGTAAGGTTGTAGCCCTGGTTAAAAGTGATTCGATTAACCAGAAAATGATAGATCGGTTAGTAAAAGGATTAACAATAAAATCTACGGCAGAAATCAAGGAGAAACCTGTAAATAACCACGATGATATTTTTGCTGTTGACTCTACCTTAATCCACAGTTTTACCCTACGTGGTTATATAAAGGGCCAACATTCGGGCAGTAGGCGGTATACGGGTAAAAGCGCTTTCGATGGCCGTAGGATTAGCTTTACCAATGCTTCGATGGCTTCCTTGTATAAAGATGCTTATGGTATAGTTTCTGAAAAACAATTGATTTACGAACTTCCGGAAAAAGAAGTTTCTGATTTTGATAACAAAGAGACACTCTATTCTTTAGACTTGTTGGTTAAACCCGAGGAAAGGGATAGTTTAATGGTCATCCTACAAAATAAACTTCGGGTATTGCTCCCGGTTAAGGCGAGGATAGAATATAGGCTAATGCCTGTTTATACATTAATCAATAAAAACTTTAAGCAAAAAGAATCAAGTGATGAAAAACTGAGCTATAGTTTTAGTGGGCAAGGTTACGATGGTCAGGGCGCTACCTTAGCCAATTTTGCCAACGATTATCTAAGTAATGAATTTAGTTTACCCGTTGTAGATGAAACAGGCTTAACAAAGCGGTACAATATCAAAACAAATGTAGCCATGAGAAATAGAGAAAGTATTCTGAAATCGATTAATGATATCGGATTAGACGTGGTTAAACAGGACAGAAAGATGAAAGTTCTGGTTTTTTACAAATAGAAAGTGGTCCTGCTAACCGGACCACCTTTAAAATTTTATTAGCTGAATAATTCCTGTTCGTCTCTATTTTCGGTAGGAATCTTTTTTAGGAAATCATCAAACGATGGTCCTTCATTGTCTGAATAAATGCCATAAGCGTCTAATATATATCCAATATTTTTATCCTGATCTTCCAGTAGGTAAAGCACAGAGTTATCTGCCGGGTCTGAATCTCCTTCAAACCGATAAGTTTTAACAATGGTTAAATCCTCGGGTTTATAAATTTTTCCGAGCGATTTACTTTGCATCTTACCATGATCAGACATTTTTAATTCGTTATCTTTTCCTTTCAGCCTCAATTTCTCCAAAATTTGACTTAAAGTGTTCATTGCAATTGGCTGTTCCATAGTTATAAGATTTTATACTGGTTAAACAAGTGGCATTCGAAATGGTTTTGCTATCCTTCTTTTTAAAGCAAACTAAATGATTGTCAATCTGTTTCTTATGTGAACTAATTTTTTGTAAAATGAAAAAATATCTTTTTAGCTTAGCTATAGCAGGCGTAGCACTTATAAGTGCTTGCGCTAAAACCGACAAAGAAGTTGCCCAGGCTACATTGACCGAAACAGCAGATAATACCAAAACCATTGGAACAGCAAAGTTTTACGAACTGAGTGACGGAAAAATTAAGATGGATATCGAGATGAATTTTGCAGCACGTGCAGATAGTAATGTTGCGGTCCACTTTCACGAACATGGCGATTGCGGTAATATGGGCGAAAATACACATGGCCACTGGAACCCAACGAAAGAAGCTCATGGCAAATGGGGATCTGCCGCTTACCACAGCGGAGATATTGGCAACATTATGTTAGATCATAAAGGCCATGCAACCCTTTCGGTTACTACCGATAGATGGAGCATTAAAGATGGAGATGTTAAAAATATTATCGGTCGTGGAATAATTGTACATGGTGGTACTGATGATTATACTACACAACCAACCGGTAACTCAGGTCCGCGGGTGGGCTGTGGTGTAATTGAAGCAGTGAAGTAAAGTTTTAATTTAGTTTGATCGCCATTTCGAGCGGAGTGCAATGTAGTTGAGGAATCTATTAAAGATCTCCCCATTTCACTACGTTTCAGTCGAGATGGCGATTTTCTGTTGGAGTCTTTAAGCGGTTAAATTTTTAACCGCTTTTTTATGCAATTTGATTCCGCTTGTCATCATCATTAAAAACCTAAATTATTATGGCAACACTAAACGAATCTCAAAGTGGCAAGGCTGCAGGAAGAACCAACAAGACAACACCAAGGGTAGATCTTACTGCAATGGTAGATCTGATGTTTTTATTGACTGCATTTTTTATGCTCACTACTTCATTAGGATCTTTAAATGCGGCAGATATTGCGAAGCCCGATAAAACGGATATCAATATCGTAGAAAATTATCCCGAGTCACGTACCATGACCATTCTGCTTGGTAAAAACAATAAGGCTGTTTGCTACATGGGCACAATAGAAAAGGCAAACATGAAAGTTGCCTCGGTAGCTAACATTCAGAAAGAAATTTTTGCAAATGAGAAACTTGTAGCTAAAACACATCACAATAATCCATCAAAGTATATGATCGTGATTATCAAACCTGGCAAAACCGCCAAGTTCCAGAATTTTGTAGATGTAATTGACGAAATGAAGATTGCCAATATTAAATCATACGCCATTGACGACGATCATATTGTAGAAAAAGAGATCGCATTTATGAAAATAAATGGTCTTTAAATGGTCGGTTCTTACTGTAACTATACTTAAAATAGAGCGAATAAAAAGAATATAAAGCGTTTTAATGTTAATGAATAAATTGAATAGGGTAAATTGTACACTATGCTTTTACTAAACACTTGGTTTTTGGCCACTTTAAGGGTGTTTTTTAACAGTATTATAGAAATGTTAGGTTTGTGTTAGATGTTTAATACTACATCTGTATAGCTAATATTATTACATTCGTCGAAGTGTTTGGCCAAGCATCAGGCGCATCCCGAAAAGCCTTTAAAAGAGTAGGATCTTAAAACTCAAAAAAAATCTAGTATGAAAAGTTTAGAATTAAAAAATCTTGGTGTTAAAGAAATGAACACAACTGAAATGTCTCAAGTTGAAGGTGGTGGTATTATTAATAATACATTAAACGAACTTTTAACTTCTCTTGCAGGAACTTTAAATGCAGTTGGTGCAGACACTTCAGCATTTTTAAGCAAAACAGTAACCAATGTTTTGAAACTTGTTTGGAGTCTATAAGCAATTTATTGCGTCCGCTGTTCTGGTTTTCAGAATAGCGGATGCTTTACGATTTCAATATTATGGCGCTAACCAGCTACTCTACAGAAAGAATTTCAAATACCGCTCTCGTTTACCGTTCTCAAATTAGTAAATCAAGCCAGTTAATTTATGTTGTTGCGGTGGCAGCCATTTTAATTGTTTTGATTGCCCTTCCCTTTATTAAAATACCCATTAGTATAAATGGTACAGGTATTTTACAATCAACCATCGAAAAAACAGAACTTATTGTCCCGGTTAATGGCCGGTTGATACAATATCGCCTCTCGGATAATAAAAGACTTAAACAAGGTGATACGCTTTTAGCTATTGATGCCGGTTTACCCAAGCAGCAGGATGCTTTGGTTGAAACGCGAAAAAATCAGATCGCCCAATTTTTACAGGATATCCGTACGTTACTCTCGTTTAATGGCGGCTCATCGAGCTTACAAACGGGGCAATATGTGGCATCCTGGCAACAATATGTGCAAGAATTAAAAAACGCAGGTATTGCGAAAAGACAGGCCGCCAGCACCTTTGCGCGTTACAATAAACTTTATCAGAACAAAGTGCTAACGCAATCAGAATATGAAAAATACAAATACGAACTCGAGCAGGCCGAATCGGTTTACTTAATGGTACGTACTAAATATAAAACGCAATGGCAAACGGAAGCCAATGGTTACCGCAACGAACTGCGCCAGCTTTCTGGGCAGCAGGCAGAACTTAACGAGCAGAAAAAACAATATGTACTACGTGCGCCGATTGATGGTTCTGTGCAGAGTTT
The nucleotide sequence above comes from Pedobacter riviphilus. Encoded proteins:
- a CDS encoding sensor histidine kinase; the protein is MMRKSANILITICFSVMVALLSLQVYWIVNYYKTTLKDFEKEVNLAFEDGIKKELDLRCDTIQNIIEQKLLDTNAFLISARFDKKDKKYIYTVSAKGNEKDKFSSSFSLSDYSKALPKNKSDTSVRKHVAGHLALLMREEDLETHTIYYRTQKLGLFMNEQANKYQFDTARLRPAFNIYLKARNIATPYSFIVKKVDSTNNKGIKKLDYAFVTRAFQTYRYTDNQRYVRAMFKSPSAYILSRMALLLFSSFAMIVIVSGCMVILLKRLFWEKRLSIIKNDFISNITHEFKTPISTVSVAIEALNNPVIRNDDDKYNRYLIHAKNEIERLNILVDKVLNIAIYEDGKSTLLKEKVFFDDKIMEIIHLHEMKAEKRISINYKNDSQLNEINVDPTQFQHAINNIIDNAIKYADEKPLISVTVQKKDNFLTMQVEDNGIGIAEKDISVVFEKFYRVSTGNSHPVKGHGLGLNYVKQIMHLHNGWYKIESKLGQGTKITLGWPL
- a CDS encoding redoxin domain-containing protein, translating into MKAIFFNLLLSICTYSALAQGVQIKAGDQFPDVLIKNLINSPVKAIQLGQKHDNKIYILNLWGTWCSPCIPEMDALAKLQLRNPGSIQVIGISNEKPSRLQNYLIKKTSKVWLCSDTSEFFYKLFAFAYVGQSAIVDAKGKVVALVKSDSINQKMIDRLVKGLTIKSTAEIKEKPVNNHDDIFAVDSTLIHSFTLRGYIKGQHSGSRRYTGKSAFDGRRISFTNASMASLYKDAYGIVSEKQLIYELPEKEVSDFDNKETLYSLDLLVKPEERDSLMVILQNKLRVLLPVKARIEYRLMPVYTLINKNFKQKESSDEKLSYSFSGQGYDGQGATLANFANDYLSNEFSLPVVDETGLTKRYNIKTNVAMRNRESILKSINDIGLDVVKQDRKMKVLVFYK
- a CDS encoding superoxide dismutase family protein, which encodes MKKYLFSLAIAGVALISACAKTDKEVAQATLTETADNTKTIGTAKFYELSDGKIKMDIEMNFAARADSNVAVHFHEHGDCGNMGENTHGHWNPTKEAHGKWGSAAYHSGDIGNIMLDHKGHATLSVTTDRWSIKDGDVKNIIGRGIIVHGGTDDYTTQPTGNSGPRVGCGVIEAVK
- a CDS encoding ExbD/TolR family protein, with the translated sequence MATLNESQSGKAAGRTNKTTPRVDLTAMVDLMFLLTAFFMLTTSLGSLNAADIAKPDKTDINIVENYPESRTMTILLGKNNKAVCYMGTIEKANMKVASVANIQKEIFANEKLVAKTHHNNPSKYMIVIIKPGKTAKFQNFVDVIDEMKIANIKSYAIDDDHIVEKEIAFMKINGL
- a CDS encoding bacteriocin, producing the protein MKSLELKNLGVKEMNTTEMSQVEGGGIINNTLNELLTSLAGTLNAVGADTSAFLSKTVTNVLKLVWSL
- a CDS encoding HlyD family secretion protein, which gives rise to MLYDFNIMALTSYSTERISNTALVYRSQISKSSQLIYVVAVAAILIVLIALPFIKIPISINGTGILQSTIEKTELIVPVNGRLIQYRLSDNKRLKQGDTLLAIDAGLPKQQDALVETRKNQIAQFLQDIRTLLSFNGGSSSLQTGQYVASWQQYVQELKNAGIAKRQAASTFARYNKLYQNKVLTQSEYEKYKYELEQAESVYLMVRTKYKTQWQTEANGYRNELRQLSGQQAELNEQKKQYVLRAPIDGSVQSLIGLQNGAYVFANQKIGEVSPDAGLAAYCYINPSDIGLIRKGQEVHFQINAYNYNQWGLAIGKVIDISDDIVILNGNQPAFKVKCLMDKNFLMLKNGYKGYLKKGMNFTARFKVTDRSLYQLLYDKVDDWVNPNLIQKT